Part of the Strix aluco isolate bStrAlu1 chromosome 20, bStrAlu1.hap1, whole genome shotgun sequence genome is shown below.
AAAGGGCACAACTTCCGAGCAGCCCGTTTTACAGCACCGGTGAAACTACACGAGACATTGACCTGTCACAGGAAGCGCTCAGGTAAACAGCCCAGGGAGAGCCTGGGCAAGAAATCCAACTTATCCGATCCAGAATCCTGTATTTCCATCAGTCCTGGCATCAGAGAAACACGGACACAAGCAGCGCACTGCCGTAACATGACACTGGAGAACAGCATCAGCAGTGAAGTCACAACAAACTCACCAGCACACCGGTAACACCGACCTTACCCAAAGCGTAAAAATCCCCCAAATGAGGAACCAGTCGCAGAACACAAACCCCCCGCCATGCCCACGGCCTCTGGGTGAACGCTTCCacaccagctctgccagcagcaggaagaggagctggGCCAGTCTGTGACAGACCCCGGTACCTCTGAGGGCCCATCTACTCGTCCTGCCGTGAGGAGAGGAATTCCAGCTGTGCCCCAAAGGATCCACAGTTCTTAAAGTACCAAGTTACACTGCTTGTTAATCAGGGTCAAATGAgttttggtttggggtggggttttttttggttggttgggtcctttttttaaaaccaaattcatCAAGTTTAGCATGTTACCTCAGTTCTcattccatttctgtttttcccTCAGTTATCTCCACCTGTTACTTtagggggggaggagagggacaaCACACTTAAATTTTCCCGTTGTATTTAGGATACCCCAGCAGCAACATGTAAGCCATACGGCAACACAGGATGGGTAGAGAACTACATGTGAATAATAATAGGTAAGCGTTTGATCAATCAATGGGAATGTTGAGCTCAAAGCTCAACAAAATAAAGCATATGTGCATACATAAAAATCCCCTTGTTTGGCATCTCTGTGTATTCTAAAATATTGCATTTGGCAAACGTACCATGCAAAGCAGATGCTAAAGACTTAGCACACAGAGTAGCCTTCaaaagcaacagctgaaaacacacATGGAAGAGACTCATGAATTGCAGAAAAGGTTTCTATATTGATTTCTTTTACTGAGATTTTAGTATTCGGCTCATACAGAGCCACCAGCGCACAAAGCCACCTAAAATAACAAAGCTGAACTGCCCAATACAAGCGCAAACTAAGGACTTCTAtactctttttcatttcctttttagcgttttcatgttttttctggaTGCAGGGTTCACGAAGCTTCTGCGCTCTCTCCGCTCACAAATGAGACGCTGTGTACTGTGTTTCTCACTAGCAGATGTTTATTACGCACATCTAGGATGAAAGCATCAGCAGCAGTATAATGTTGGATGACAACTTTTGTACATATTAGATCGTAAGCAACAAGGCGGATCACCTGCATTCAGAGAACTTATTAAACATTAAGGGATCTTCCTCAGCTCCCCTGCTCCTCTGAGCCCGCTCTGACACCTTGCCAGCAATTTCTGGCAGGCAATATCAtcacctctgctgcagctcaAAGCTACTACAAGCAAGAAGAGAGTTACTGCATGACTTGATCATCCTGCTTCACTTGGCAGAGTAGGGACACAGGGCAAGTACTTTCCATAGATACCTGACACGCTACTAAAATAAGCCCCAAAAGTagtaatttcatgttttattatgGTCCCCCAAAGTTATTCCTCAGATTTGTTTCTTACATCCTCAACAAAAGTAATATAAACCTTTTGTATAAAGCGGTCTCTGTTTATGGACAAAGACACATCACCAGGGTGTCCAGCTAGTTTTGCACCTGCAGCTGGCTGACCATCTTCCAAAGAAGATGCACAACTTGGTAAGGTGCTACATTTCCATCCTCCCAATCCAGTTCACGCCCTTAAACGTGAAAGCTTTAGGTTCTTACCCCTTTCATTCTAATTCAGACAactaaaataatacatttttttaaaaataacacttaaaattaaaaaaatttatctgtTAAAAAATAGTGTAAACAATTTAAGATTTGGTTCTGAAGTAGACTTGTAGTGCTATAGCTCATGCTCCTTTTGAGCAAGTAAACTGAGCTGCCACACAAAGTCGCAGTCAACAAGGGAGACAAAGCTCCCAATTTGGTTTTATACACTAAAGCGtgcattcatttgtttttaaaagggctaaaagctttttttccccccccatccTCAGCATAAAATGTAAACAATATTTAGGATTATTTATTCAAGCAAGACTTACATCCAGCAAgttgaaaacagaagagaatcCAGTTCGTACTCCCTCACGTGGACAGAATGTTACTAGCTTATTCTTACCAACAGGGCTTCTGACAGTATGACTGGCTAAAAGAGTATGTGCCATGCAAGTGCCAACTTCAgcagatataaaaaaaattttaaaaagagagagaaactatGGCAGCATCTGAGGTTACAAACCTCAAggtgttttggtggtttgtttttggttttgttttttttttttaaattgaactgtGATCTACTGAGAAAACACGATAGGAACTCCAACCCCAAGAACAGTTTAACTAAACACTGATAATATCTGCAAAATAAGACACAGTCAGCAGCTGACTTGAGTGCTTACCTTGGTTACTTGTCTCACAACAGTACACAGAGAACTTCTGCCATGACATTCTATGAGAAATTATGCTGTGCCCTACAGGTTTTGATTTTCTCTCACGACTCTCATTTCAAATAGATTCAAAGTGCTTCATGTTCCTTTAGAGACAATCCAAAGAGACTCCCATGGGGGGAATCTTTACACCTTATATCTTTTAACACCTATTTCGATAACATGCTTTGCAAGAAGAGGAACCAAGACAAAGACATTATTCCGCTCCTTCCACGGCTGTAGTAGAAACTGCCTTCACATAGTAAGGGCCTTCACGCAAGTAAGCCCTAAGCCTCAAGTAATACTGATTTCCAAAGATTTCCGCAATAGTTTTAGAGTTTACAAGGGCTTTAACCAGTTCGTATTTGGCATCCTTCGAAGCTTTGTCAGGCTCCACAGATCTGTCTACGATGTATTCCACAAACCCTGGACTGTCAAGCATCAACTTCTGGGCCCACGGTTGATTTGCAATAGCCTAAACATGAAGACAagagaagggggaggggaaacacctcattttaaaaaccaaaacaacagttACACAGTAGGCTGTTACACAAATagtcaaagaacagaaaaaattaaatgggaTATTCATTCTACACAGTAGTTACAAAAATCACCACTCAAATCAAGCAGCAGGGtttaacactggaaaacaaagactttaaagATCAGCACTGAGCTGTATTAAGTGAAGTGCTTATCTTTAAGGTTTTAAGTGAATTAACACAGCAGTGCCTCCGATATTGAAGCAGCACCCTAGAGCATGGCTGttgctctcctccccaccccccccctggCCATTTATAAGAAAATAAGCATTACAGACATGACATGTCTGCTGCATTATTTAAATGGTGAATGCAATGGGGGAACAATGCAAAAGGCCTTAATTCTCACCACTTCAGGCCTTCAATAAGTTTGTggcattcacttaaaaaaaaaaaaaaatctgagcgtGAACGGCAATACAATTCACTGtattatctttaaaaacaaaaagcacttACAGTAAATACCCGTAAGGCCCCACAGTGGAGATCTGGGAATGGCTGGGTACTGATGCTCCTGAAGAGCTCCAACGGCTGGCTAGACAAGGATGTGAACCATGATTCAGTCATTCTTAAAAGGtcttctgtctgctgctctgGCTACAGGCATCACGTACAAAAATGAGAGTTTGATTAGGATCACAAAAAGCTTTCAAGTTTTGAGTATACGTTCAATAGTTAAGgaagttatttaaaacaaaccaccAGCAGATTAAActaaaatagtttaaattttcAACTTATTTTCATGAATGAAGAAATGGCATTCTATATTTCATTTAGTTTGGAGGACAGATTTAAATAAATCGATCTTGATACATGAGGTAAGTGCAGTcctgcaaaacaaatgaaaacgCCTGACTCGCTCATTTAGAGCTATACTATTAAAACCAGATCACTGGATCTAAAGAACATACAGAGGGATTAGAGCAGTTTGCCACTATCCCTTTAAAGCACAAGAATATTATTTACTCTCATTCCCTTGCCAATGCTgtcttaatttcatgttttataaaCAGATTTCAGAACACCTGGCTTCTTACAAATAAACTCAAAAtttaagcaaacaaataaatcagGGAATTTCAAAACAGTGAAGTTAATGAATCGGAATACTAGAAAGCTACCACTTCTACCTAAGCCAGATGCTGCAAAAAGTCTTCACGCAATTAGTCAGACGCACAATAACTTAATTCTTATAGatttaaaggggaaaagagaCAACAAACCAAGCCACAAACTTACAGGCAAGTAAAGAAGAGATGAAATCGCATCCAAGCATCGAAGTCGTAACTCTGTGGGGGCATTCTTTGCCTGATGCCCTATTCTGTTTAGCAGATTTTGAAATCTacttcctttgaaaataaaaacaaaagcgcTTTTAATTAATTCAGGCAGACCGCTACAGGAATACAGAGTTACCTGTCAGTCACATTATTCTACATTAACTGGTAGAATGTGTTGTACGTTAAACCTGAGAAAGGCAACTTCCTGATCTACTGTAACAAAAGCAGTGTAAGATTCTCTTTGCTTCATGTGGATCCAAGATAGACAAATCCAAAGCTCTTACGTTAATTCTCCACACTACCCAAACATTTCCAAAAAGGAAGTTATGCGTCACAGATAACTGAGTTATCTTGGGAAGTGTGGACCCTAGTACACTTGTAATTAGAAATCTTCAATCCCATTCTACAGTGCTCCAATAGGTATCTGCCAATACTTAAAAAGCAAAGTTTGGACTAGCAGCAAGAAGTCTAGCACCTACTTTGAATCTGGTGAACAGTTTTATATTAAGAGAAACAATGCAGTCTTTACAGAAAGCATCATTACACAACAATTCATTTTTCTATTGCTGGAGAGAAGGTCATGACATCAGTAGAAACAGAGGAATCTAAAATAACCCAATTACTGATGATTCATATCATGCAGCTCACTAGAAGAGAATAATTTGAATCACACTTGTGGTATCAGAATTCTAGCTGCCAGGCATTTCACACTGCCATGCCCAGCAAGACAGTTAAAAATCACCTTATCTGCAATAGCACAGCTATTCAGACACCCTTGATTATTATTagataaatacattttccaaTTCCTTTCTCTGTTACACCAAACCAATTCACTCTTGTATAGTAGGGCATACTGAGAAagtttgataaaaaaaaaaaaagatactgactAGTTTTCTGTAAAACCTGTTTGCCTTCCACATTTGATCCCAGGATTCCCAGCGTGTCCACAGCCACTCCAATCATGGTCGGATCGTGACTTTCTGCCATTTCAAAGACTTTTTCCATGAAGACAGGATATCGTTCACAGATCTGCTGTGGACTGTCTACAACAGCCAGATTTCcaaaaaatttaacaaaacctgagagaacaagacaaaaaaaaaaaagcattcagagTGGAGGAACAATAACTTTAACAATCTCAAAATTAAACATACATCAATGTAAGATTGTTTCACTGCTAAACTAGTGTTATCAAGTCTGAATACTATTTGTGAAAGGCATCAGAGTAAGAACAAAACTAAGGAACAAGCTAGTATTTTGGAAGTTACTTAACTCATGATGTAACACCTGTCTTCTTGagttcataaagaaaaaaaaggctacGCTAACACAAACCTCAAACATATAGTACAATCTCTCCAGATCTTACCTGCCCTACCACTGTTATTGAGTAATATTATTCATGTGTTAGGCTGTCCTTCAGCATTTTTTGTACACATTCAACATACACGTTCTAATATACAAAAATTCACGTGAGCTTTCAAAACAGAGGCTTAACAGTCCTCTCCATTTAACTCATTAATAAAAGCAAGCAGTgaacactgaaaacaagaaaaacatgatATAACCTGGTAAATAGAAGCCTGAGAAAGGATCAGACTCTGCACCAACAATGATGTTTGAAATTTTATCAATAATTCCTTGTTGAGCAAGATACTGACGCCCATGTGGAGTATGGGCCAGGGAGGTCACCATCTCTATACACGTAGCTCTGTAACAGACAAACAGTTATTTGGGCCTATTTCAGATGGGTTTTTGAAGTACTCAGTGATTaagaaaaaacaggttttctaCCCTTAAgacaaaatccaaacaaacaaacaaacaaaacccaaataccAAACTAGCCCAATTGCCCAACACTCCTCCAGCTGTCTTCCTTCAGGTGCATTGTTAAAAGAATTCTAAAGTGTTTATGTTGCAACCCAGCATTACAATTACCACAGCATATTGGGGAAAATTCACCTTGGTTCTCAAATTTAAGTATACAGTGTTTTATATTCAAGGCTGTTTAAGGAGGGGCAGATAGTGTTTTCCCAAAAAGGGTTTAACGAGAAACGCACACAAATGTGTTTAAAGAGTGTTATTTTAAGACCAAACATCAGAGTTTCAACATCAGGGGAAATCTCATTGGCAAACTCACTACCAACATACCTGACCAGCACATCATCTCCGGTCAGCTCTCCAATTAACTCTGATATTAATCCACTGTTTGCACAGTAATTTAGCGAATCTGCTGACACTGAAGAAATCTCAACAATTAACTAAATAAAAGCACAGGGAAGAAAAGGCTGGTTTATAAAAACATTATAATGATAACAATTCACAGTAACAGCCAAATACATCTTACAATGCTAACTAACcctatatatattaaatatagaatttcattatgttttcatAATGAACCTAAATGTTTGCCTGAAACAAGTTCATAAGGAGTTCCAAGTTTACAGCACATGCATTTGATTCCTATTCACAGTTTCCCATTAAGTTTTACAATGGCcaaactgtatttttctcctttgccgTACATATCTAGACTGACACATCTGGCATCTCTCTCTTGGTCTCTTCCCCCCCATGCAACAGTTTCAACAGCACTTCACATCCAAAGGTTAAGAGACTACAGCAGCTATTTTACTTTCAGAGAAGCAAACATTTTATTGTATCTTTAGTAACTCTGCATAGCCCTTCCAATTCCCTAGGCACAAGTTAGAAAATAAGAGGTAAACAGTAATTCACACTTTTGTACCATAAACTGAGAAAGGGAAGTTATGATATTATTTGAGGGCCAACACTGCTGTACTCTTCCTACTCCTTTGTAGTCTTAACAAAACATAGACATGAAGAAAAGGTTGTAAAGCAGTAATGAATACTAATTTAAAAGCAAGCCATAAAATCCAGATTGTAAATCAGAACTACAGTCCAAGAGAACTGCAGCATCATGTCATTCAAACGGAAACGTTGATCGCATCCCTACCTCATATACTCTGTATCGAACAACATCATTTGTTGCCATGACATTTTTCAAGTCACTCAACAAACTGCTCACAAATAAAGCCTCTAAGCCGTCTTGTGTCTGTGCTATTCTTGAGAGAGATTTGATGGCCTAGAAACAAAAGAACAAGTTATTTCAAGTaaaacacaaagagaagaaaatccaaGATGATCTGACTTACTTTCACTGTTCTTTACTAACATATTAAATCAAGTTACACATCTAAAATTTCAGCTGTAATTCACTTTTCAATGAGAATTACTGCATTACAGGACAAAAGCTAGTTATGGTTACTGTGATCCAAGTCTCTGACATTAAATTCAGATCTACGAATTCACTTTGGCATTAACAGCTACTGGGAGATAACAGCTGTAGGTAAATTTTCTACCACATCTAAGTAACTTGTGGGCTTAGGGCACCTACGTGCTTATAATATCTTTCAAGCAACGTAAGTTCCCTTTTCTTCAAAGAAGAGGGGAGACTGTCATCTCAGACACAAAAGAAAAGGTGTTTTGTCCAGTGTCTACACCCATTtgtagaggaaggaaaaaaaaaaagcaatgcttaCCTCTTTAGCCACTGCTATCTTCTCTCCACCAATGCAATTTATTATTTGCCGTAATAGTTCAGGACTGTTGGTAATTTCTGTAACAGCATCTGAATTTTCAACAATCCTCCCAATCTAAAGACATGATCAAACAATTGTAGAAGATTAAACCGAACTTTTTCCACTATAAGGACATTCAAGCAGTGGAACAGCCATCCAGACAGAATCACTGtttttggagatactcaaaaatCAACAGGACGATAccctgcacagcctgctgcaagCTGTCCCTGCTTTTAGCTGGGGGCTGAACCTGAAACCTCTAGAAGTCCATTCCAAACTTGATTGTTTCACGATTCTGTTTAAATTAATGCAACAAGTGTCAAGTTACTACAGCCTAGTCCTCTTCACTGTTTCCACAATATTATTCAGAGTATCCTGAATATCAAAATGTTGCTGCACTTAATTCTTATGCCACCTGCTGCCAGTGCTGGCTTCAAGTTATTTCTGTCAAGACATAGTTTTATTCACTACATTTAAAAGACACATCATAAAGCATTATATACTAACACATTGCACAATATTTATCCAAAATTGCATGAGTGTGTAAGACCAcaacttctgcagaaaacacttgATGTAGTGCTTCCATCACAAATTAGGACATGAAACAACAGTAGCAGattagaactaacccagcctggCTCCAGACAGagctctgtcccctcctcctGGAGGAAAACGCTGTACCTGAGATATGGTGAGGATTTTCACGGAGTCGTCGGGGTGAAAAAGCCCTTTCTGAAGCTCTTCTCTGAGGTTCTGGATGATATAGACCGGGTCTAGGGCCTGCAGGAGCCTCTCCAGGATGGAAACACACGCAGACACCTGCTCCCTGGGCGGGACAGAGAGAAAACCAAGCCTTTCAGGACGGGGACGCTGCCGGGTGCTCCCAGATCCTCAGCTGCGCCAGCCCCCGCCCTgaaggagggcagggaaggag
Proteins encoded:
- the PSMD5 gene encoding 26S proteasome non-ATPase regulatory subunit 5, translated to MLPGGAKMAEAVMELLERAARREAPLEELRALRLAVQAVPPAALRARLSDDHLGALFALLSVNDREQVSACVSILERLLQALDPVYIIQNLREELQKGLFHPDDSVKILTISQIGRIVENSDAVTEITNSPELLRQIINCIGGEKIAVAKEAIKSLSRIAQTQDGLEALFVSSLLSDLKNVMATNDVVRYRVYELIVEISSVSADSLNYCANSGLISELIGELTGDDVLVRATCIEMVTSLAHTPHGRQYLAQQGIIDKISNIIVGAESDPFSGFYLPGFVKFFGNLAVVDSPQQICERYPVFMEKVFEMAESHDPTMIGVAVDTLGILGSNVEGKQVLQKTRSRFQNLLNRIGHQAKNAPTELRLRCLDAISSLLYLPPEQQTEDLLRMTESWFTSLSSQPLELFRSISTQPFPDLHCGALRVFTAIANQPWAQKLMLDSPGFVEYIVDRSVEPDKASKDAKYELVKALVNSKTIAEIFGNQYYLRLRAYLREGPYYVKAVSTTAVEGAE